One genomic region from Cellulomonas hominis encodes:
- a CDS encoding saccharopine dehydrogenase family protein, whose amino-acid sequence MRVVVVGSGGVGDAVARIAARREFFELMVVADRDPGRAARTVAAAAERDVVGGRFVAAAVDASDPASVAALLREHGATHVLNAVDPRFVLPVFEAALAAGVDYLDMAMSLSTPDPQAPYERVGVKLGDAQFARADAWEAAGRLALLGIGVEPGLSDVFARYAADHLFSRIDELGVRDGANLVVRGDDGEPVFAPSFSIWTTIEECLNPPVVYDAARARAAGDRDAGWHTVPPFHEPEVFDFPAPVGPVECVHVEHEEVLLMPRWVDAERVTFKYGLGEEFIGVLRTLHTLGLDSTAPVRVGDATVSPRDVVAAVLPDPATIGPRMEGATCAGLLVTGTGTDGAPREVYLHHVVDNAWSMAEYGAQCVVWQTAVNPVVALELLAAGVWRGAGVLGPEAFDAVPFLDLLAAPEPAGYGSPWGLDERTP is encoded by the coding sequence ATGCGCGTCGTCGTGGTCGGGAGCGGCGGGGTGGGCGACGCGGTCGCCCGGATCGCCGCCCGCCGGGAGTTCTTCGAGCTGATGGTGGTCGCGGACCGCGACCCCGGCCGGGCGGCGCGCACCGTCGCCGCGGCGGCGGAGCGGGACGTGGTCGGCGGGCGGTTCGTCGCCGCCGCGGTCGACGCCTCCGACCCCGCGTCCGTCGCGGCGCTGCTCCGCGAGCACGGCGCGACCCACGTGCTGAACGCGGTGGACCCCCGCTTCGTGCTGCCGGTGTTCGAGGCCGCGCTCGCCGCGGGGGTGGACTACCTCGACATGGCGATGTCGCTGTCCACGCCCGACCCGCAGGCCCCGTACGAGCGGGTCGGGGTGAAGCTGGGCGACGCGCAGTTCGCCCGGGCGGACGCGTGGGAGGCCGCGGGCCGGCTCGCGCTGCTCGGCATCGGGGTCGAGCCGGGGCTGTCCGACGTGTTCGCCCGGTACGCCGCCGACCACCTGTTCTCCCGGATCGACGAGCTCGGCGTGCGGGACGGGGCGAACCTCGTCGTCCGCGGCGACGACGGCGAGCCGGTGTTCGCGCCCTCGTTCTCGATCTGGACGACGATCGAGGAGTGCCTGAACCCGCCGGTGGTCTACGACGCCGCGCGCGCCCGGGCGGCCGGCGACCGCGACGCGGGCTGGCACACGGTGCCGCCGTTCCACGAGCCCGAGGTGTTCGACTTCCCCGCCCCGGTGGGCCCGGTGGAGTGCGTGCACGTCGAGCACGAGGAGGTGCTGCTCATGCCCCGGTGGGTCGACGCCGAGCGGGTCACGTTCAAGTACGGCCTGGGGGAGGAGTTCATCGGCGTGCTGCGGACGCTGCACACGCTCGGGCTGGACTCGACGGCGCCCGTGCGGGTCGGGGACGCGACCGTCAGCCCCCGGGACGTGGTGGCGGCCGTGCTGCCCGACCCGGCGACGATCGGCCCCCGCATGGAGGGCGCCACGTGCGCCGGCCTGCTCGTCACCGGCACGGGCACGGACGGCGCGCCGCGGGAGGTCTACCTGCACCACGTGGTCGACAACGCGTGGTCGATGGCCGAGTACGGCGCGCAGTGCGTCGTCTGGCAGACCGCGGTGAACCCGGTGGTCGCCCTGGAGCTGCTCGCGGCCGGGGTGTGGCGGGGCGCCGGCGTGCTCGGGCCGGAGGCGTTCGACGCCGTGCCGTTCCTCGACCTGCTCGCGGCGCCGGAGCCCGCCGGCTACGGCTCGCCCTGGGGGCTGGACGAGCGCACGCCGTGA